Below is a genomic region from Balaenoptera acutorostrata chromosome 9, mBalAcu1.1, whole genome shotgun sequence.
gtggttgccaagggggagggagggtgggagagggatggagggggagttttgaattagtagatgcaaactattatagaaagaatggataaacaacaaggtcctactgtagagcacagggaactatattcaatatcctgtgataaaccatagtggaaaagaatatgaaaaagaatgtatatacgtatgtataattgaatcaccttgcatacagcagaaattaacgcaacattgtaaatcaactatacttcaattaaaaaaaagaataacaataagAAAACCACAGCCTCTATTTACTGAAAGCTTACTATCTCCTACATGCTTTAATATATTGCCTCGTTTAAATTTCACAGCAATCTAGTTTTTACTCATCTGTCACAGCTTAATTCAATCATCACTTCCTTAAGGATGCATCCTCTGATGTCATTCACTACACCAAACCTTTATTAAATATAGCATCTTATAGCACTATGCATCTCTTTCATAATGCTTACCGcagttaaaattttacattttttaaccaAAGTCTATATTCCCTTTTGAACATTAAGTCCCTTTGAGGCTTAATAATATCTACTTTTGTTCACCACAGTGTCTCCATTGCCAGCTAAGCCATAAGGATCATCTTGTCCAGAAGTAATCCCCAGCAGAGTGGCCTCACACAAAGGATTGGCCTTATGCAAGTTCAGTGGAAACTTATTAAGGCCCAGTTTTTAAGGCAATCAATCCTGGTCAGCTGCACAGCTTGGACAACAGTTGCCTCTACAGCTATGATGTTAGAAAAGAGCTAAAACTCCCACAATCATGAACGCTGATGTAACAAATCCTGCCACTAGTTTGCTGTCATACAGCTTCAATTCCAAGACTTTCACCCCAGCCCACTAACACCTTCGAAGAGGTGTTAGTCACAGTAACACTTTTGCAGTCCTTATTTATATTCTACTGTCTCTGCTTTCTCTAGTCCTTGACAGCTGGGCTGGCTAAAAATCTCCACCAGGGGTCTCAGTGTCCTCTTCTTAACCAGTCTGAAGTAAGGTAGATAGATTTTATTATCAAGGCCTCAACTTCTTCAAATCCCAACCATAAGCAATGAGTGACAAGAGGTTAAAGCGAAGGTTCTGTCATGACATATTGCTATTGGACCCTAACCCTTAACTATTCCTGGGTAGGGGCTGGTACTTCCTATATTGTGCAACCCAAAAGCCCCAGAGCCCAAATGTAGTTCTCCTCTCCCAAAGCTGATGTCTAATCCTGCTGGATCTCTGTGTAATCCCCTAGAATGCATCTGGGCAACCACCAATTGCTACTGCTCTGTTTCTGTGAATCTTCCTTAATTCAACAGCCATGTATATTTGCTGCTGTGCTGTTTGCCTCGTTCACATAAAATTATAAGTGATTGATATATAGCGGATACTGCATAAATACTGGCTCAACATTTGATCTAATAAGTAAACAGAGAGATGAACAACCAACCTCATAAGGTGAGCACTcctatctctattttacaggtaAGGCAAACAAAGCAGAGGTAACCAGGCCAATATCACACAGTTAGTGAATGGTGGGTATAGGATGTGAATTCAGGTCTACCAGATTCCATACTACTTACTCTGAATCACTATACTCTACTGGAACTCACGGACTTTCTTAGGTGCACCAGGCTCTGTGTcaactgtaaataaaaataacagccaCACTTTTTAATATCCAGGCATCGTACTAGCTACCTGATTTATGAGATAAAGTCTAAGCCAATTATGCCAGAGAGTAATAATTCTAAATCCTACTAGATTTGAAGGaatcaaagtcttttttttttttaacctctcactttttaaaaattgaaatattttgaagtacAATATGTTACTTTCAGGGCATAATTAGTttcataatgatttgacattcgcatacattatgaaatgatcactaaGATTAAGTCTAATAACTTAATGTGTCCCCATACAACATTAGTAtagtattattgaccatattctttATGCTGCATGTTACATCCCTGTGGCTTATTTTATAAAcagaggtttgtacctcttaatcctctttaTCTACTTCATCCCCCTTTCccgcctgcctgccttccctgaAGGAATCAAGGTCTTGATAATAACATATCACTTCAAACTGGTTAGGAATGGGACACTGAGCCTGCTGATGGAGGTTCTTGGTCACCTTAGCTGTCAAGAAGTTGAGAAGGCAGAGGCTACGGAATATAAATCAGGGCTGTAAAGAGTCAAATACATCTTCTAGATTTCAAGTTGGGTGAATACAGCctgaataaatacaataaaactcTCAAGTTGAACTTTTCTGAAGACTTCTAGTGCATGAGCAATTTTACCAGTCAATGGCAATGATAAACTCCAAAGGAAAGTCGTGCTACTGCTGTGTGTAGAATGCTGTGGTACTACCACCTGATGAACCCCATTCATTCCCGGCACTGTGTTGTGTGTTTATATGCCTTACCTTATTTTAAACTCTCAATTTTATGAGATGATTATCATCATTTGCATATGAAAAAACCAAaggtcaaatttttaaaagataattgccCCAGCCACATAAAATAACAGAATGTGGACTCATACATATGACAAAAAGATTACCTTTCTACTGTAACAAGGAGCCTCCAAACATTATGAGGAAGCTATATTAGTTTTTCCTAATTTCTTCCCTAAAAATTCATAACACATCCTCAGATTTGTCATTATTCTTGAGTATTTTGTAAATAGTTGAATACATTCCACAGGGTCATCATTGCTCTGTAGTTATCCTCTAGAGTTAGTTTACTTTTGTGCTTGATACGCATGTTCAATGTCACCCACAAAATATTTGGACTCAGAATCATCTTTAAAGAATTTAGATGTGCTATACTGTGAAAGAAATTACCTTCACAAACAATATCACTGCAAAGAGAACATAGAGATTCTGAAAGGAATTCCACCACCACTGGATTTCATGTGTGCACAGCAAAAGCAACACAGGCTAACACCACTTGGTGAGTTTGGGAATATGCCCCAAAGAGGAGGACACAGTAACTGTCCCCAAAAATGAAACTTCTCTTGGGTAAGAGGATAATCACATAACCTTTGAGGTAAAGGTTAAATGGGAGGCAGCATGGACCCCACATAATCTTAAGGTTGAGAAATGTTAGAGAGGTCCCAGGTTGGAGAAATACAGGCAGAAAATTCTTTGCCATCTTACCTGTCCTGAGGCAAGGGGAAAAGGGGAGCTATTGACCTATAGGAAACAAGTCTCCCTCCAACACTCTAGGAGAACCCCAGGATTCAGGTTGCAATCAGAGATGGAAGATGTTAAGGCCTCACCTGATGGGGAAATATTCAGCAATGCTGTCAGTTGCCACATGGACAGTCTGgattcttctggaaccctgttctgGACAGAAGGAATGTGGAGAAGGGGTCTCAGGAATAGGCTGAGACAAGCTCAAGATAGAGAACGTAAAGGTTTTGGTTATGAGATGCACATTCCTTAAACTATACCCAGGGAGTCAGTCCTGCAAAACACTTgatatgctctctctctctctctctcatgaaaGTGATTATAAACAAGATCTCAACTGACTAGCTCTCTTGCTTATTTTCCTACAAAGATAGCTCTAATACATTAATTTCCACTGAGGAAATATTGGGTCTGTTACATATGTACATGAGAAATCCACAGCCTTTGTAAGCTATGATCTCTTGAGCTCATTTAAGCTCTGGCTAAGTctttatttccaaatgtttgcatctcacttttaaaaaaattattagtagTTTCAATAGCCATGAGATTACTCCTCAGAAATAACAATTCTGTTAACTGGAAAAAGGTTTTCATCGCtattatacttcaaaaagaatAGCAAAGGGAAAACTGTACTATCAGCTAAGATTTGGTTCTCAGATATAAAAGTTCTACCCTTGCGGTTATCGTGAGCTAGCCATGAGCACAGTCCAGAATAAGAAGGTTCTATAAATTGAGTCAGACAGAATAAGGCGTCGTCCACCCAGAGGGAACAAACATGGGAGGGAGAATCACCGTCAAGGTAAGACAGTTTCAGagtaatagttaacatttttttgagTAGCCATTATATTCTGGTGCTTACTGAGCtctatttttcacattaaaatttgtattataaagtattttgaaattataCAGTAAGAGATGCCAATGTGCAGACCATAGAAATTTAAGGTAACATTGTCATTTTTGCTTAAAATCCACCTCTTTTAAAGAGATAAAACATTACAAATTCAGCTAAAGCTCACTCCCCACACTAAATATCCTGACTTCTTGTGTATCACTCCaataatatttttgttcttttatagcACATCTATATTTACAGAATTTACCTTTTTCACCCAGCAAGTATTGATATTTACCTATGTTGATACATGTGGATCTGGTTGATTCACATTAGCTTCTACATGGAACTTCACCGAAGAATGAATCTCAGTTGATCCTCTCCAGTAGGGTCTTTCTACCctttttaacattcaaaaaatgCTGTAAAGACCAATCCTGTGCATATCTCCTTGTGTACTTGTGCAAATTTCTCTAGGTCCTCTCCTTGAAGCAGATTTTCTGGGTCATTAAGGTATGTTCCCTCCAACTTTATTAGGCATTGCCAAGAttatttccaaagtgattgtgTCAATTTCCACATCTATCAGAAAGGTATGAgttcttttgcccacttttttcttggtattttttctttcttattgttttctaagtattcttttggaaattatttcaaTGCAAATAAATTGTTCCAATCTATGGTTTAATACTTCACTTTACCAGTGTCTTTTAtcacaaaaaaaatcttactgtGGAAAATTATATCAACATTTTCCTCCTAGGTTTGTGCTTATCttaaaaagaaactctgtacctcagtgtgatatatttattttcttctaagtgtttaaatttttttcctcttcacatCACATTTATCTTCAAACCAGCTAgaatgtttttgtgtgtatagtATTAGGGAATCTCTTTTTGCAGAgatagccattaaaaaaagtcCATCCTTTCACCATTGCTTTAAAGCTATCTGTCATAATACCATGTTTTCATATACAGCTTGGCCTGTTTCTAGGCTATTTTGGTCTATTGACCTGTCTGTATTTGTCTGTTGATGTCACACAGCTTAAATTACTATAATTTTCTAATAAGTCTTGATATCCAGTAGGgtaagttctcttttttttcagaattactTTGCTCTTCTTGCTCTTTATTCTACCATATAAGTTTTAGGATTAGCTAAATCTCCCAttagtgtcttttaaaaaaatctatttcttaataatttgttGGTAGTGAATGGgagctattaatttttttccagttttgtggTTGATTGGCCAAATCTTTTTAGTATGCCATCGCTGATCaacacaaatatatgatattattggggaagaggggaggggtgcTGTGTGGCAAAAAGAAATCATGTTGTAATTTCACTTGAAGTTGTACTGATTTTCCAAATTAATTTGGCAAGGTTGAGAACGGTTATGATAGTCTTCCCAACCATGACATGACATgaatctccatttatttaggcttCTTTTATGTCCTTTAACAAAAATTAGCAATTTTTCCATTAAGGTCTTACACATTTTTGCCAGGTTAACtcatggatctttttttgttgttgagctatTTCTTGCATTTGATCTTCTGGgccactattgcagcctctcctgTAATTCACCTACTTTATTATTGTGtcaaaaaatcatgtttttagaGTCATGTATGTGTGTTACATTCAGATCCCTTTAaggactttttgttgttgttcaggtGTTCATCTGTTTCTCTAGCAATTGTAACACTGAACATGGATCCTAATATTTTGACCCGATCCGTCTCTGTCTGGTCGTTAGAGACCCTTGACTGTACAATTACCTTTCTTTCAGATGAACAGAGGAATTCCACAGGAGCTAAATGGAAAAGGTGTTTCTTACCTTGTGCTTGGGGTGAAAAAAGGAGACTCTCATATTCCTGAGCCACTTTGGAGGAAGCCTCTATGATCTTTGCTCAAGCCCTTCTCCCCACCATAAGAGTATAGACCACTCAACCCATGCCCTTGCCTTTTGTGGACAGGAGGACCTCATAACAGGCTGAGATCCTCAGATGTTGAAATGCCAAGCTCTCAGGGATCCTCTGAGTTTCTGAGCTCTAATGATGCTTACTTTTGATTCTTCTATCCCTAGGGGAAGAAACCCAATTCTCCAATTCTCTAGAGCCAAGGGCAAGTAGCTTGCAGTTAGGAATGGAAGCCATCTGGATACCCAAATCCACCATTGGTATATTTTCTACTTGTTTCTTAATAATTTGTTGGTGGTGAAAGGGAATGGTATTAATTGATTTTATGGGGGGCGGTTTGCAGTTTTGTGGCTGGTTGGCCAAATTTTTAATATAGTATTCCATCCTAGTTCAACACAAGAATGGTATTTTGGGGAGTAAGGGAACAGGAGATTCTGCAGATTtccaaagaataagaaaacaggCAAAATGTGGCCAGCattctccatttgtttttttagacTTACTGAGTGAATAGAACTTTCTTTTGTTACATATACAACTGATCTAagtggtttttgttgttgctgtcagCTGTTTGGTTTTTAATACGGTTAACACTGAGATTCAGTTTGAAAGACACTTTGAAATCTTAGGAGTAAAACACACCaatccctcccactctcccaaaAATCTAGTTGGTTTGAATGGACAGAATGACCGAATTTTCCATTTTAGGTGGGCAGAAAGATCTTTGTAAAAGATCTTAGAACTTTTGGCCTCATTTATCAGGAGAATTTATAAGGAAGGAAGCCTTTAGGAGAATTTCTACTTGGAAATATAAGAAAACTAGTACGCAGGTTCAAGTCGTATACTTTTAAATGAACTTGTTGAAAGAAACGTTAACAATTCCAAAACGAAATCAAAACGAGTTTTAACTTTTTCCTCTCAAAagtaccacaaaaaaaaaaattatggagagAAAGTTAACAGGAAATTCTTAAAACGTAAAAACAACTCTTCCTTGCACTAGTCCTTGAGTAGTTACCATAGAACAGTCTCTGCTTTTCGGCAGCTTCTTTGAATGCGGATTTTGGTCCCAACTCTCTTGCTGCTTAGTATCTGCTCCGGTCTCCCCCTCTCTCCGAGCAGCTTCCCAGGCGGCCTCCGCCTATGGGGGCCCTGCGGCCGGACCCGCTGTAGGACTCGCGCGGGGGCGGGCACCCCCTCTCCATGGACGGCGGCAGCCCGCGATCAGCTCTGCCTGCCCGGTCGCGGCCCCTCCAATAGCGCTCGCTCCGGCCGCCACCGTAGGCGTCGGGCGAGCAGCCGCGGTACTCGTCGTAGCGGCCGCCGCCGTAAGATGGCGGGGGCCACCGTGCAGGGGGGGCGCTGCGCGGGTCTCCGTAGCTCTCGAAGTGGTATCGGTAGGAGCCTCCACTCGGGTGATCCAGGTAGTCGCGGTCGCGCCCCCCGTAGCCGTCTCGGTCGCCGTAGCCTCTCGATGCACAGTCGTCCCGGGCGCTGGAGTGGCCGTAGTCGCGGTAGGTGTACTCTCTGGGCGAGGGGGCAAAATCCCGGGGGTCGCGGACGCTCGAGTAGTCGCGGCTCGACGAGTAGCTGTGTCGGGGCGAGTAGCCCTCCTCCCGGGGGCCCAGGTACGGGTCCCGGCGCGGGGGCGGTGGCTCCCGGCGCGGCGGGCCGCCATAGCCGTCTCGCCCCCGAGCGGCCGGGGGCCGCCCGCGTATTCCACCGCCTCCGCTGTGAGCCGGGCCCGACGGCGCGGCCCTCTTCGGGGGCGGGCCGGCcctgcgcggcggcggcggcccgcgCTTCACAGGCAGCGGGGCCCGGGAGGACCGCAGGTCGAAGTCGCCCGCGTAACCGCCGTCGTCCGCCGGCCCGCCCCGGGACTGGGGGCGCCgtgggccgccgccgccgccgcgggccCCGAGCAGGCCCCTTGGGCGGCTGTGGGACGGCGGCGGACCCCGCCGGCCGCTCTCGAACACCGGCTTGGTGGCCTGGGCCACCTTAATGGCCTTACCATCCAGGGACTTGCCGTTCATGTCTCTGGCGGCGGCCTTGGCGTCTGCCGGGCTTTCGAAGGTGACGAACGCGAAGCCCCTGGACTTGCTGGTTTCTCGATCTTTCATCAGGAGCACCTCGGTGATGCAGCCATACTTGCCAAACGTGGCCTCGAGGATTTTCTCGTCGGTTTCGAGGTTGAGCCCGCCAATGAAGAGCTTCCCCGGGCGATCCGCTTCCACCATGTCTGCGGGTCGGGTGGTCAGTGGCGGTGGGCGGCGAAGTCGAGGCACCGGTCTTGGCCTCGGAGCCCGCTGGCCGAGGGCGGCTCCTACCGGTTGGCGGTGCGTCGTCGCGGAAACCCCCGGAACCACAAGTCAGCTGCGCAGGCGGAACGCTCCGGTTTGTGCCTCTCGGGTCTAGTTCCCGCAGCCTGGCCGGCTCTTGCTGGTTGTGATTGGTTGGTGGTGCGGGGAGGGCCGTCCCGCCGGCAACTAGGGAGGTTGGCGGTTTTGTGACTTTTTTCCAGTCGTTTAACTACGACTGAGTAAACCTATCATTCGCCTGAATTCTTTAAGTCACTCCTGAAAGCTCGGCTGCAAAATGAAAAGCTGTTAGGTTACATCAAAAAGTTTTTCCCATTGCTCTTAATGAGAGGAATTTTAATGCATTCCAATCCACGTTACCCAAAACCACATTCAAACAGAAAAAGTAgttgaaaaaaatggaataataacaattgtaaagttttaaaatgcagtttgtaCGTAAAATGTGTTAAGAATAAGATTTTTTGCGTTGCCAAGGGGAAAGAGAGAACTTGATAAGCGGAGGGTTCTTTGGTGGTATAGGAAGAAGAGGGAGTCATTCTTTGGATGTACCATCTTTCCCTCCTGCACCGTTTTCTTGCATGTTTCAACCTTCAAAGGACCCGTAGTTACGTAGTATTGAAACTGCGCTTTAAGATAAATATTGAACAGAAAGTCACCTGAGGGACAAAATGAAGGCAAATGTGACAGCACTAGGACACTCGCCAAAGTAGCACCTAAGCAAGCATAGGACACTAAAGCCTTTTCCGCTTCATCGCGAAAGAAAGGCGCacctcaggaaaacaaaacattttgggTTCATTCTAACGAATTACACAGTTCAGATTCGTTCCTCACGATATTCTCTGAATGGAAATAAGTATGAAAAGTAAATTGGTGAACTGTCTTCACCCGAGATAGTAATGTCTaaagccactttttaaaaaaaatatttactttgtgtgggaatgtgtatatatatattatgtgttacttttttttattgcaaTAGCCATATAATCTTGAAAAGGGTAGTGCAAGGAGGCAATTTTATgatgtttctgattttaatggGTACTCTTTTAAGGCTTTGAGATTTTTTTAGCATGCATAAATGGAAGTTAAAGTATAAATGCATCCCATCAGTTCATGTGAGGAATGGCAGtaacaaatttttattattaaatcattATTATATTTCTAAGGTAAACTTACCTGTTGGgatgtattcatttttaaatatattaacgaATTTTGTTTGCTCATACttagaaattttacatttctgGGCATAAAGGGTATTAGCCAATAATTTTCTTTCCCATACCTAGCTGGGGAGATTTTTGCCcaaatttcttttagttttcagtctattcagattttaaaaaatttcttcttgaCTTGGTTTTTGTAAGATATACTTTTTTCTATAAGTTATCCATCTTtgtttaatttgaaattttattttatcaatagCCATGTcctgttttgctttctctcttttgtgtGACCAGTCTTGCCAGaagttttttatcttttcaaagaactacaCTTTTTCTTTGCTGATCCTCTGTTCTGATTTTATTTGCTGCTATTGTGTTTTCCTTTCCATAATTCTTTGGATTtacaatttgtattatttttgttctaGATTTTTAGGTAAGACACTTAGTGCATTAAGAGTTTCAAAAAACATTTCTTCTGATTGTTGTATCTAAGTTTAAATTTTACTCTCCATGTACTAGTTAACAGCGTGCCCTGAGCTGTGATACATGGTTATTTTCACTGTTGTTCCGTTCctaacattttctcattttcatcatttcttgACTCATGAATTATAAagaagtatgtttttaaaatttcaaacatatggatatttttggttgttttctaACATGCTCTATATGATATCCGTATGTTGGTATTTGCTGAAACTTGCTTTATGACCTGAAGtgtatgtgtgcttgtgtgtgtgttgtgtgtctaACAGTCCACGtatgcttgagaagaaagtatattctctaAATATTGGGGTAGAATTCTTTCCTTATATAGCGATGTTCAAGTCTTCCATATcctaacttattttttatttgatagagttgttgagaacttttaaattCCCATAATTGTAgatttattcatttctctttatttttatgtccatttttgcttcatgtaacTTAAGATTATATTGTTAAATGCATGAAGATTGAGAATTGCTATGTATTTCTGGTGAATGATTTTATTACATAATGATcctcattattcataatatttttttacCTTAATTTGTTTTGTCTGACACTTATGTAGCtcaatatttttcagatttttttctgccAGCTTATGGTGTGCTGTCTGTTAACCAtgcctttcttgcctctttttttcaCCTTTCCTGCCATCTCTGGTATCACATGATTTgactttattcctttctttttcctctaacaATATGGAAGAAGTtatgttttctatatctattcCTTGAATGATTAcctttaatgtttttattgagGGCTAACTTATAAACACAAAATTTACAAGTTTACGTATAAAATCTTAAATTTACTGcttaattaatttttacatatgtgtaCGTCGTGTAAACATGGATGACCCACATCAAGATCTATAACCTTTCCATCACCCCCAATTGGTCCCTCATGCCCCTTTCAAAATAATACCTTCCGCTCAGAGGTAACCACTTTTCTGACTTACATCAACCATAATTTTGTTCTGCTTGTTCTttgactttatataaatggaataatatagaatgaactcttctgtgtctggcttatggCACTcagtatatttttgagattcatccatgtattGTACACACCAGTAATTgcactttttctttgatttttttagtcattgtatgactataccaaaatttttttttttccatttttctgttgatggacataggAGCTTGTTGGGGAATGATTCCTTTTTCCTCCAGTTACCACAATGCCCTCTCCCCATATAATCAGTCCCAGATCCCACAATACATCCAGAATCCATTCACTTAACTACTTCTGCACTGCAATCACCTTCATACCAACTACCTATGTCCCTTGGCTGGACACCTGCTGGGGACACAAAGTCTTATGAGTGGGTAAAATGGTCAACAGTCCCAAGGGTCTGGGACTCCTTGACAAGGGAGCCTCATGTCCCTTGTCAAGTATCAAAACCCATTGGTGATCTGTACCCGGAGCTGCAATTAGATTGAGAGAATATAGAAATGTAAGGGTTGAAATTTAAGTGGAGGTTTGGATGAGAATTGGAATGTTTAAACAGGCTTTACATGAAATGATTGGGTCTCTTTGTGTCTTTTACCTGAGTGTATTATGTGGATGGATATTGTAACTGACTGAGGAATGTTTCCCCTACCTACTGTTGTAAAACACAAGACGTAAATTTCTCTTTAAGCAGCATTAATAGGACATGCTAAATGGGAACAAGTAAGATTGCCTGACCACAAACGATGCGACCAACaaggaattaatttccaaaatatacaaacagctcatacagcttaatataaaaaaaataaacaaccaaatcaaaaaatggacggaagacctaaatagacatttctccaaagcagacatacaatagccaataggcacatgaaaagatgcttaacatccctaattattagagaaatgtaaatcaaaactacaatgaggtaccacctcaaaCCAGAAGAATAGCCATCttcaaaattctacaaataataaatgctggagagggtgtggagaaaagggaaccatc
It encodes:
- the RBMXL2 gene encoding RNA-binding motif protein, X-linked-like-2, with the translated sequence MVEADRPGKLFIGGLNLETDEKILEATFGKYGCITEVLLMKDRETSKSRGFAFVTFESPADAKAAARDMNGKSLDGKAIKVAQATKPVFESGRRGPPPSHSRPRGLLGARGGGGGPRRPQSRGGPADDGGYAGDFDLRSSRAPLPVKRGPPPPRRAGPPPKRAAPSGPAHSGGGGIRGRPPAARGRDGYGGPPRREPPPPRRDPYLGPREEGYSPRHSYSSSRDYSSVRDPRDFAPSPREYTYRDYGHSSARDDCASRGYGDRDGYGGRDRDYLDHPSGGSYRYHFESYGDPRSAPPARWPPPSYGGGRYDEYRGCSPDAYGGGRSERYWRGRDRAGRADRGLPPSMERGCPPPRESYSGSGRRAPIGGGRLGSCSERGGDRSRY